In a genomic window of Caldivirga sp.:
- a CDS encoding FeoA domain-containing protein gives MSNGHIPINEAPSNSVVKVVKLGSERLNDLGIMENSIIKVVVSIPHGPVLVQRDDGAFIVLDTEAASNTLASVLSTQQQGKHRYRWRWGRFHN, from the coding sequence ATGAGTAATGGACACATACCTATTAATGAAGCACCCAGTAACTCAGTGGTTAAGGTTGTTAAATTAGGTTCGGAGAGACTGAATGACTTAGGTATAATGGAGAACTCCATCATTAAGGTAGTAGTAAGCATACCTCACGGTCCAGTGTTAGTTCAGAGGGATGATGGTGCATTCATAGTGTTAGATACTGAAGCAGCATCAAACACCCTTGCATCAGTATTATCGACTCAACAGCAGGGTAAGCATAGGTATAGGTGGAGGTGGGGTCGTTTCCATAATTAA
- a CDS encoding Gfo/Idh/MocA family oxidoreductase: protein MRIAVVGCSGFGNVHLNALRELNRDDLEVYVFSRSRERAEECAKRYSASGYFTNYDDVIKSNVDVVDLIVSHDMHAPMAIKAMEAGKHVVLEKPIARTIDEANAIIEASRRFKVKFMVAENFYFDPAVQRTIELIKELGQVHTIIVRSTHYGKPSGWRRIKELMGGGAFIDGGIHFVDTLLNIGGEYNHACGLSYRTISGIEGEDTTIGLFTFKNGARGLVMYSWGMMHSPNVPSFEVYGENGSVIEDAYSRRINATYGRVYGDLLFNGKSVSLPKVNVVKLELEGFIKAVEKDKPVPMPPELALRDLKAVLDVYGNTCN from the coding sequence ATGCGCATAGCAGTAGTCGGCTGCAGTGGGTTTGGTAATGTTCATCTTAATGCGCTTAGGGAGTTGAATAGGGATGACTTGGAGGTTTACGTTTTTAGTAGGAGTAGGGAGAGGGCTGAGGAATGCGCCAAGAGGTATTCTGCATCAGGCTACTTCACTAATTATGATGATGTAATTAAGTCCAACGTAGATGTGGTTGATTTAATAGTTAGCCATGATATGCATGCCCCAATGGCTATTAAGGCTATGGAGGCTGGTAAACACGTAGTGCTTGAGAAGCCCATAGCCAGGACAATAGATGAGGCTAACGCAATAATTGAAGCATCAAGGAGATTTAAGGTTAAGTTCATGGTTGCCGAGAACTTCTACTTTGATCCAGCAGTTCAGAGAACCATTGAGTTAATTAAGGAATTAGGACAAGTGCACACAATAATAGTTAGGTCAACACACTACGGTAAGCCTAGTGGTTGGAGGAGGATTAAGGAACTTATGGGTGGTGGGGCGTTTATAGATGGGGGAATACACTTCGTGGATACCCTACTAAATATTGGTGGAGAGTATAATCATGCCTGTGGCTTATCCTACAGAACCATCAGTGGTATCGAGGGTGAGGACACTACAATAGGGCTCTTCACGTTTAAGAATGGAGCCAGGGGTTTAGTAATGTATAGTTGGGGGATGATGCATTCACCTAATGTACCCTCCTTTGAGGTTTATGGTGAGAATGGTAGTGTAATTGAGGATGCGTATTCAAGAAGGATTAATGCCACCTATGGTAGAGTTTACGGTGACCTATTATTTAATGGTAAGTCAGTAAGCTTACCTAAAGTTAATGTTGTTAAGCTTGAGCTAGAGGGTTTCATTAAGGCTGTTGAGAAGGATAAGCCTGTGCCAATGCCCCCTGAATTAGCGTTAAGGGACCTTAAAGCGGTCCTAGATGTTTACGGTAATACCTGCAATTAG
- the hisS gene encoding histidine--tRNA ligase: protein MEDWLLQPPRGMNDWTPDKYYSLMTIVSRFSKIAESFGYGAIETPALEHFEVLKAKAGEEVINEIYYLKDKAGRELGLRFDMTVPVARVLSYRRDFPRPIRLYYVSKVWRYDEPQFGRFREFYQFGVEHVGSPTVQSDAEVLALAVKALDAVNLPQLTVRVSDRRVMDQVLERLGINTAREAVLRVLDKRGKVPDEELVKLLVKEGIGGEEARYLVDVANVKVPISEAAGELRRLSISDALISYVESLSSMLSHYNAVDRVYLDLSIVRGLDYYTGFVFELYTDRIKLAVGGGGRYDELLKIYSGEDVPAVGFAIGIERVMLALGEEINQQPPIDYYIYPMDPKYYELGVRIADHLRNIGFRVILDVGKPSLRSALEYASRIKSRKFIIIGRREAEGGFVRVRDLETWMEEDVAVDKILK from the coding sequence GTGGAGGATTGGTTGCTTCAACCACCGAGGGGAATGAATGATTGGACTCCGGATAAGTATTATTCACTAATGACTATAGTCTCAAGGTTCTCTAAGATTGCTGAGTCCTTCGGGTACGGTGCCATTGAAACCCCTGCACTTGAACACTTTGAGGTGCTTAAGGCTAAGGCTGGGGAGGAGGTTATTAACGAGATATATTACCTTAAGGATAAGGCTGGTAGGGAATTGGGCCTTAGATTTGACATGACTGTTCCAGTGGCTAGGGTTCTTTCATATAGGCGTGATTTCCCAAGGCCCATTAGACTATATTACGTATCTAAGGTTTGGAGGTATGATGAGCCCCAATTCGGTAGGTTTAGGGAGTTTTACCAGTTTGGGGTTGAGCACGTTGGCTCACCCACTGTTCAATCAGATGCTGAGGTATTGGCATTAGCCGTAAAGGCACTGGATGCCGTTAACCTACCCCAATTAACCGTGAGGGTTAGTGATAGGAGAGTAATGGATCAGGTGCTTGAGAGACTGGGCATTAATACTGCAAGGGAGGCTGTGCTCAGGGTGCTTGATAAGAGGGGCAAGGTACCTGATGAGGAGTTAGTTAAACTACTAGTTAAGGAGGGTATAGGTGGGGAGGAGGCAAGGTACCTGGTTGACGTAGCCAACGTTAAGGTACCTATAAGTGAAGCCGCAGGTGAATTAAGGAGACTGAGTATTAGCGATGCCTTAATTAGCTATGTTGAATCATTATCAAGTATGCTATCTCACTATAATGCAGTGGATAGGGTTTACTTAGACTTAAGCATAGTTAGGGGACTTGACTACTACACAGGCTTCGTCTTTGAACTATACACGGATAGGATTAAGCTCGCCGTTGGAGGTGGTGGTAGGTATGATGAACTATTGAAGATATACTCAGGTGAAGACGTGCCAGCCGTAGGTTTTGCAATAGGCATTGAGAGAGTTATGTTAGCATTAGGTGAGGAAATTAACCAACAGCCACCAATAGACTACTACATTTACCCAATGGACCCCAAGTACTATGAGCTAGGGGTGAGAATAGCTGATCACCTTAGGAATATTGGATTCAGGGTTATATTAGATGTGGGTAAACCAAGCCTCAGGTCGGCTCTAGAGTATGCATCAAGGATTAAATCCAGGAAGTTCATAATAATTGGACGTAGGGAGGCTGAGGGTGGTTTTGTGAGGGTTAGGGATCTTGAAACCTGGATGGAGGAGGATGTTGCAGTAGATAAAATACTGAAGTAG
- the metG gene encoding methionine--tRNA ligase subunit beta has protein sequence MAQLERISRDYFAKLDLRIGKVIEAQRIEGSRKLIKLIVDLGSEKRQILAGLAEYYKPEELVGRFIVVVANMEPRIMLGLESQGMLLATCGEKGKPLLLTIQDADDSRIGEKVC, from the coding sequence ATGGCTCAATTGGAGAGGATTAGTAGGGATTATTTCGCTAAGTTAGATTTAAGAATTGGTAAGGTTATTGAAGCCCAGAGGATTGAAGGCAGTAGGAAGTTAATTAAGCTCATCGTAGACTTAGGCTCCGAGAAGAGGCAAATACTTGCTGGACTTGCCGAATACTATAAGCCTGAGGAATTAGTAGGTAGGTTCATTGTTGTTGTGGCTAACATGGAGCCAAGGATTATGCTTGGCCTTGAGAGCCAAGGTATGCTGCTCGCCACATGTGGTGAAAAGGGTAAGCCGCTCTTACTAACCATACAGGATGCTGATGATTCAAGGATTGGGGAGAAAGTGTGCTAA
- a CDS encoding ABC transporter substrate-binding protein, giving the protein MRIHKVYVILIAALIMVLIALNIAYASSKPEIIYWNSYGTLTVPPGTPLCNIWNPKGLLWMINGWESLAYYNTLNGQWWPVLASNWTLFPQNNTIIIYLRHDLYWFNGSAVLPFTAWDVYAEFYIGVKAFMWWYPYIINADSEIRVINNYTLSIQLTAWSPTTIIFILTEPITTPWPFWKPVVDRLKTMNSTYASTVYGPDNVTMWNPPCYSLSPYYFVSFSPGTATFTTELEPMYFNGVPLLARWHEIFPYADWENWAPVVPYVQVLGNTQALTGLLSGKATWSSLGISLAQIGVVNKSGLLAYMVEDFGELGMTINPLGGFPFNTPQFRQALCYAVNLTAANAVWGIGAYYPSYYPEPVFPYTVGTYPSDIQKYLVPCSYNTTKAAELLESIGMYKKGNQWYLPNGTPLKLTVITPSGFTDWATITEGWATQLSLFGIPTAVLALDTGTYWGTVFPNAQFEVANAWLGYGRGYYDPTGLAFQGPLSPIPWVTTSSIYVWPFQWPNGTCTPVTIHLSPEYNTSLVPLNGTIVWCINSTYGFINLTNWFDVFDAVSPGMSTYNELLKVIFSWYHYYVPIEPVGWKRAEVNIGPKNLLVTWMYNVPNPMCEKYVPNWLRIELMPSDNSYIIGAEADYYQVISSPLWEAFWGSGAPAGYIPPLVEAMVNGSLWIKHPDYAKFLGLEPGYLGLDLNGLRYCLAQYFNITSEYVPSITSTTTTTTSTTTTTTTPVTTTSTSTTSTTTTTTTTTTSTTTTTAVTTATTTVTSTTTAVSTVTSTTTAVSTVTITKPVVSTTLIAGIVVIVIVVAATAAIIALRRR; this is encoded by the coding sequence ATGAGAATCCATAAGGTGTACGTAATATTAATAGCAGCACTGATAATGGTTTTAATAGCGTTAAATATCGCATATGCATCAAGCAAACCTGAAATAATTTACTGGAACTCCTATGGTACATTAACGGTCCCCCCAGGTACACCCCTCTGTAATATCTGGAATCCGAAAGGTTTACTCTGGATGATTAATGGGTGGGAATCATTAGCGTACTATAATACGCTTAATGGTCAGTGGTGGCCTGTCTTAGCCAGTAATTGGACACTATTCCCGCAGAACAACACAATTATAATATATCTTAGGCATGACTTATACTGGTTTAATGGATCCGCTGTATTACCCTTCACTGCATGGGATGTGTACGCTGAATTCTACATTGGTGTTAAGGCCTTCATGTGGTGGTACCCCTACATTATTAATGCTGATTCAGAAATAAGGGTAATAAATAATTATACATTGTCTATTCAATTGACGGCATGGAGCCCAACAACCATAATATTTATACTCACAGAGCCCATAACCACACCATGGCCATTCTGGAAACCGGTGGTTGATAGGTTAAAGACGATGAATTCAACCTACGCCTCAACAGTTTATGGCCCAGATAACGTCACCATGTGGAATCCGCCATGCTACTCACTAAGCCCATACTACTTCGTCAGTTTTTCACCTGGTACAGCCACATTCACAACGGAACTTGAACCAATGTACTTCAATGGGGTGCCACTTTTGGCTCGGTGGCATGAAATATTCCCGTACGCTGATTGGGAGAACTGGGCACCAGTAGTACCTTACGTTCAGGTTCTTGGTAATACGCAGGCTTTAACTGGTTTACTTTCAGGTAAGGCTACCTGGTCGTCATTAGGCATATCATTAGCTCAAATAGGTGTTGTGAATAAGAGCGGCTTACTGGCATACATGGTTGAGGACTTCGGTGAATTAGGGATGACAATTAACCCACTGGGTGGTTTCCCATTTAACACACCTCAGTTTAGGCAGGCATTATGTTACGCAGTTAACTTAACAGCAGCCAATGCGGTGTGGGGTATTGGGGCATATTACCCAAGCTACTACCCTGAGCCAGTATTCCCATACACTGTTGGTACCTATCCATCTGATATTCAAAAGTACTTAGTACCATGCAGTTACAATACTACTAAGGCCGCTGAGTTACTTGAGAGCATTGGCATGTATAAGAAGGGTAATCAATGGTACTTACCCAATGGTACACCACTAAAATTAACCGTCATAACCCCCTCAGGCTTCACCGACTGGGCCACGATAACTGAAGGCTGGGCCACTCAATTAAGCCTATTCGGAATACCCACCGCTGTCCTGGCGTTAGACACAGGCACCTACTGGGGCACTGTGTTCCCCAATGCCCAGTTTGAGGTTGCAAATGCATGGTTAGGTTACGGTAGGGGTTACTATGACCCAACCGGCTTAGCCTTCCAGGGGCCGTTAAGCCCAATACCGTGGGTCACCACGTCAAGTATCTATGTTTGGCCATTCCAATGGCCCAATGGCACATGCACACCGGTTACAATTCACCTATCTCCCGAGTATAATACAAGTCTAGTACCACTTAACGGTACGATTGTCTGGTGCATTAACTCAACCTATGGCTTCATAAACTTAACTAACTGGTTTGATGTATTCGACGCTGTCTCCCCTGGAATGAGCACGTATAATGAGTTACTTAAGGTCATATTCTCATGGTATCATTACTACGTGCCCATTGAGCCAGTTGGCTGGAAGAGGGCTGAGGTTAACATTGGTCCTAAGAATCTTTTAGTCACCTGGATGTATAATGTACCTAATCCCATGTGTGAGAAGTATGTTCCAAATTGGCTTAGAATAGAGTTAATGCCGTCGGATAACTCATACATAATTGGTGCAGAGGCTGATTACTATCAGGTAATTAGTTCACCACTCTGGGAAGCCTTCTGGGGTAGTGGCGCCCCAGCTGGTTATATTCCACCACTTGTTGAAGCCATGGTTAACGGCAGCCTTTGGATTAAGCACCCTGACTACGCCAAGTTCCTAGGCCTTGAACCAGGTTACCTTGGGCTCGACTTAAATGGATTAAGGTACTGCCTAGCACAGTACTTCAACATAACCTCCGAGTACGTTCCATCAATAACATCAACTACTACGACTACCACATCAACTACAACTACTACGACTACTCCAGTAACCACAACGAGCACTTCAACTACTTCAACAACCACTACCACGACGACTACTACCACATCAACCACTACGACCACAGCAGTGACTACAGCCACCACTACTGTTACATCAACAACTACTGCAGTGAGCACAGTAACAAGCACAACAACAGCAGTATCAACAGTAACAATCACAAAACCAGTAGTATCAACAACATTAATAGCAGGAATAGTGGTGATTGTAATAGTCGTAGCAGCCACAGCAGCAATAATAGCACTAAGAAGAAGATAA